TTTTTCTTGTTTCTGCTGGTTGTTTCCTTTGATTTCTCCCCAGAAATCGTCATCCATTCTTCCGATATGTTTTTCCCAGGCCCTCTGTGCAATGGTAATTTCACTATTGAAAGGTTCCTGACAGGCATTGATAAGTATTGTTTTCAAAGGTGGAATTGCATTTTCATCACGGATGCTTGCTGAGGTCAATCTTTGTCCTAAGATATTCAGCCAATGTTCAAACGGAATTGCTTCCAGAAATTCTGTTTTCACCTCATCTGAGTCATTACTTTCAAGAATATCAATGAATTTTGCAAAGCTTTCCTGCTTGTCAGTGATTATTTCTTCATTAAAATAAGGCAAATTCATTTCTAAAGTATTCTCCTTAAACCTATGAAGATTTTTTTCCAAAGTTTTCAGATGTTCTTTAGCTAAAACACCTTGGTATTTGTCTTTCCATTCTTCAGAAAACAGGGAAATATAGGGATCAAACAGGTTCATATTTTACAGCATTTTAATCACATTAACAGGAAGCTTTTCTTCTCTGATCAAATAGCCGATCAGATTAAACCATTCTTTACAGTGATCCAGAATCCAGGCATCAGAAGAAATAATAATCTCTGAACTTTCCGCTAAAAACTTATCCGGATTAAACTGCAGATCAGCTTCCCAATTGAGCTGTTGCTGCTCCGCAAATTCAAGAATAATCTGTTTAATTCGTCCACTGTTGGAAACCGGTTTGTCAAAGATCCAGACAAGCTTCTGAATCTGATTTTTCTGATAAAAGGCAGCAACCAGTTCTATCGCTCTTAAAGTCTGATTTACTCTTTTATACGTTCCATGAACTCCGGAAAGGTCCCGGATACAGCCATCCAATCCTTCAAATATATAAGCTTCAGAAAGCAGACTTTCCAACAGGATAAGGACATTAAAGCCATCGAGATAAACTGTTTTTCCTTTTAAATCTAAGGTTTCCACGTGTTTCAACCGTCTATTGTAAAGTTGTAAATCTGATGCAGACGCCCCTCGCAAAGCTTGTATCTGACGGGTTTTCAATCTATATCTGTTTCCAACAAGTTCAGAAGCTGCTTTTTCCGGATATTCTCTGGTTAAAAGATACCGCATGTCCTCAACAGCCAGTTTCAGCTTGCCGATCTGCTTCTCTGAACCAAACAGAGTGTCATCTCCTGTATTTTTTCCGCGGTTTCTGTTATTCATATTCAAAAATAGAATTTTTGGTGAATTTTTAGGGTAAGAAATAGATTTTATTGGCAATGTAAGAGACTTCCCCGTCAAAAGAGAGGAATTGTGCTCATTCAATAGTAATGCTTATCAAGTCAACACCTTAAACAGAATTCAAGGTTAACATTGTTTCTTTCATTCCAATTCCTGATCTGTTATGTTTTCTACAACAAAAGAGATATTTTGTACAACGTTTTGATATTTATTACGGATAAGTTTGCAAAGACTTAAAAAATACCCTTATGAATACACTGAAAAAATTATGTTATCTGTCTGCATCCATGCTGTTATCAGCATCTTTCGTTGCATGTTCAAGCGATGACAATGAAATTATTATTGAACAGCAGACTCCCTCACAGGTACTATCTTCCACTCCATGGGAAACAACCGGAGCCAAGGATAAAAGTGGAAATAATGTAGCACTTACAGATGCCAGTGTGGCTGGATATGTAGGTTTTGCATATTTCAAAGCAGATGGGAAATTTGCTATTTACAGTCTTACGGATGTGCTGAGATCTATGGGAACATGGTCTGTAGATGCACAGGGAAAAACAAGAACTATAGCCGCATTGAACCCGGATGGAACAACTATTTTCACCCGTGATGTTGAAATTCTTGTTTTAAACAGAAATGAATTTACGTACAGAATCCGTCCTAACTCCAGTGATCCGTCAGTTTATTATGACATCATCCATATGAGAACTTCTCATGCAGAACCAACTAATGGACAGCTTACACTAGCTTCTACGCCATGGGAAACTACCAGTGCTAAGGATAAAAGTGGAAATAATGTGGCACTTACAGATGCCAGTGTGGCCGGATATGTAGGATATTCTTACTTCAAAGCTAACGGAACTTTTAAAATTTTCGGATTAAATGATGTATTGAGATCTGAAGGTACATGGTCGATTTCTCCGGATGGAAAGAAGAGAACACTTACCACGCCTACTTTTACCCGTGTTGTGGATATTCTGCTTCTGAACGAAACAACATTCACCTACAGAATTACTCCTGATGCGGCAAACCCAGCTGTATTTTACGACATTATTCATACGAAGGTAAACCATAAAGAGCCTTTGTAGTGATTATTTTTTTATAATAAGGAAAAAACCTGCCCATTACTGAGCAGGTTTTTATTTTTAAAATTAAAAAAATGGATTGTTGATAATTCATTACATATATTCTTCCCACCATTTTTTCCAGGTTATGGTTCCCAACTGATCGAGATCTACTTTTTCTCCTATCATTGGAAGAGTAATCGGTACATTGTTTTCTTCTGCATGTTTTGATGCAAGGGTTAAAGGTTCATACCATGCATGCTGTGCCAGCTTGAATTTAGAATTATGTACGGGGATAAAATTTTTGGCTTTCAATTCTTTAATTTCTGTGATAAGCTGATCCGGCAAAGTGTGAATATATGGCCACTTTTCGTTATACTGTCCGTTTTCCATGATGGCCAGATCAAACGGTCCGTATTGATCTCCAATTTCTGTGAAATGATTTCCATAACCGCTGTCACCACCCAGAAATAGTTTTTTCGTAGGTGTTTTTAAAACAAATGAAGTCCATAGTGAGATATTACGGTTCAGCAATCTTCCTGAAAAGTGTCTTGCAGGAGTAAGTGTGATTCTGAAACCTTCTGCAATGTCTATGCTTTCCCACCAGTTTTTTTCGATGATTTTGTCAAAGTTCCAGCCCCAGTATTCAAAATGCTGGCCTGTACCCAAACCACAAATGACTTTTCCTACTTTATCTTTTAATTCCTGAACGGTTTTATAATCGAGATGATCCCAGTGGTCATGCGAGATGAGCAGAAAGTCTATTTCCGGCATATGTTCCGGTTTATAATAATCGGCGCCCTGAAAAGCTTTGATGGAACCCGGCATCGGAGAAGCATTTCCGCTGAAAACGGGATCTATCAGAAATTTTTTACCATCTACCTGTATAAAATAGGAACTGTGCCCGAACCATACCAAAACATTTTCTTCGGGCTGAAGGTTCTTCAGATCTGTTACGATAAATGGAAGTGCTGTTTTTGGTGAAGTATTTTCTACTTTGCATAAGGTGTGGAAAAGAACCTTGGTCATACTTTCCCCTTCCAGTAAAGCAGGTGTTGTCAATATATTCTGAAATCTCCCATTGAGATAATTGGGAAGTGTATTGAAATATTCTTTTCTTTTTTCGTCGGGAAACTGCCCGAGCTGTTTTTTTAAATTTTTCATTCCCTTAATTTTTTACATTCTGAGCCTTTCTTCTTCCAGATCCAGCCTTGTTAAATAATGTCTTATATATTCTTCGTCAATATTCGGGTTGCGTCTGTTTTCTTCCCGAAGCCAGATTCTTTGCTGCTCGATGGTTTCAAAATAGATTGCTTTCGCTTCATCAGACAGCTTATGAATAGAGTCTTCTTTATCTTCCTGTTCCCAGCGGTCCATCAGTTTGCTAAAATATTCATTTTCGCTTCTTCTTTCTTTATAATTTTCATCCAGATGTCTGAAAGCTACCCGCCGCATTTCTCTTCTCAGAAAATGTTCAGATTCTTCTTCGGACATATATCCACCTCCTACGTCAGATACATTGAGTTTTTTGATCAGAGCAGGTAATGTAAGCCCCTGAATAATTAAAGTAGCAAGAATCACAATGAAGGTAATGAAAAGTATGAGATCACGATGTGGGAAAGGCTGCCCGTTTTCCATCACTACAGGAATAGATAACGCTGCCGCAAGAGAAACAACCCCGCGCATTCCCGTCCAGCCCATCAGTATTGGAGCTTTCATTCCCGGATTTCTGTCTGCCACATTAATAAAATTCCGCATAATCAGAGTCACAAAAACTGCACCAAAAGATGACAGAAAACGCACGAGAATCAGTACTGCTGTAATCAATACTCCGTAACCAACAGCATCGGATAGACTTATTCCTTCTTTGTTTAAACCTACCATAATTTCCGGCAGATCCAATCCGATGAGTAAGAACACAATTCCATTGATCAGAAATACAAAACTTTCCCAGACATTGGAACCTCTTAATCTTGATTGTGAAGTTCTGAAAATCTCATGTCTTCTTACGGAAAGGAACAACCCTCCGCTCACCACAGCCAATACTCCCGAAGCATGAACTTCTTCTGCTGCAATATACATCACATAAGGAGCAACCAGGCTAAGGATGGCATCCATATTGACATCAGTAGGAAATATTTTTTCAATTTTAAGGAATACAAAAGCCAGTACAACTCCAATTCCCAGGCCTCCAAAAACCATCCATCCAAAACTAGAGGCTGCATCCTGCCATATAAACTGTCCTGTAGCCACTGCCACCATTGCAAATCTGAAAATGATCAGCGAGGAGGCATCATTGAATAAGCTTTCCCCTTCCAGAACGGTAGACAGATTTTTAGGAACTTTTACAAATTTTAAAATAGCCCCTGCACTTACCGCATCCGGCGGTGACACTATTCCTCCCAACACAAAACCTAACGCCAGTGAAAATCCGGGAATATATGAATTAGCTACCACCGCTACTGATATTGCAGTAAGAAAAACCACAATGAAAGCGAAGCTGGTAATGATCCTTCTCATTTTCCATATTTCCTTCCATGAAACGGCAAAAGCAGCTTCATATAAAAGCGGAGGCAGGAAAATAATAAAGATCAGTTCAGGGTCAATTTTTAACACCGGCAATCCGGGAATAAAACTGATAAGAAGTCCTGCAACAACCAGTATGATAGGATAGGCTACTTTCAAGCGGTTAGCCAGCATAATGGCCCCGATAATGACAAGGACCAGTCCCAGATAATAAATAAAATTTTCCACCATTGCTTTTTCAATTAATTTTAAATCAAGTCTCTGTTTTTTGGATCACAAAATTTAAAAGAAAATTAAATATAAGCATAAGATTTTGAGATGTGAAAATAAATTTGATCAGCTGTAAAATTTTTAACCAATGATTGTTAATGCAAGTAAATCTGATCCTTAGAAAGCCATGTTACCAGTCCCAACATAATAAGTCCCAATATTGAACATAATAGAATAAATACAGCTAAAGTCTTTGCCAACTCTGTCCAATACTTCTTTTTATCGAAAGTAAAATCTACAGGATTGATATTATATGTAGTATAAACGGAAGGGTTTATACGCAAATCCGGCCTGAAATATACAATTCCCTGAATATATCTTCTCTGTAAAGCTTTGAGATTTACAATGTAACTGTTGTAACCGCCATCAACTCCATCAAAATCTACGTCCGTTACAGAGTCATTGTATTTTACCTTCAATACATAGATTTTATTTCTGGGGCTAAGGCTTACATCATATTCATTTTCAAGGTGATATTTTTCCAGATCATCGTAAAGAATACTGTCTATTGTTCCATTTTTTCTTTCATAGTGAACTCCCTTATCATCCACGACAATCCTTTTAATTTCTCTTTTTCTTACCGTCTTCTGATAAAGAACAAAACGGTATAAACCAAAAACGAGAGCCGGATAATACAATATGGCGACTATAACAAGCACCACAATATTTTTACAAATGATAACAGGTAGTGCCAACAGCACCAAAAACATCACCAATAATAAAAGTACTGCCAATGTTCTGGTCAGCCAGGTCATGAACCCCCATGACTTAGAAACTAATGGCAAAAAATCTTTTCTTACATCCTCTTGCATCTGTTCAAGATACGAAAAAAGCTAATACTATAAAAGAGCCATAGTGGCACACCATGACTCTTTTTACCAAATTGAAAATAAGATATAATTAAATTGAAACTATGAAATCGTATAGGTTTTTTCTGTTGTTGTATTATATGTATCGGAGATAACATTGTCTACAAATCTCCATTCTGCTACAGAACTTCCGGTAGTAAATTTCACATGCAGATAACCTCTTTTATAGAGATTGGCATAATCAAGGTCATCAATCAGTAATGAAAATGCCTGAGCCAGCTCTATGGCTTTTGCAGGATCAGACGTGATTCCCAGGTAGCCTTCCAATCCCGGGGAAGAAACGGAGCTGCACGCCAGTTCGGTTCCGATAAATTTTCCTTGGGCATCTGTCAGTTTTCCTAACCATGCATTGTGGGTATCTCCTGCCAATACGACTACGTTTTTCCCTGCAAGAACAGAATACAGCTGCTCTCTTTCCATGAAATATCCATCCCAGGCATCTAAATTATAAGGTAAAGTAGTTGTGATTCTGGCAATTTCCTGCGGCGTTAATGTAGGATCCTGCTGTTGGTATCTTGTCTTAAGAATAATCAGTTGTGTGATGGTATTCTGAAGTGCCTGCATGGTGGCTGGCTGTGCACTTCCGTGCTGTTTTATTTCTACTAAAATCTGGTTCAACAGCATCAGAAGTTCTGCAGGAACCATCATTTTGGTCATTAAAATCTGCTGTCCAAGTACTTTCCATTTTGCCGTATCCCCGTTGATCTGAGAACTCAGCCATGACAACTGCTCGCTTCCGATCAGTTTTCTGCTGGTACTCAGGAAGTCTGTTTTAAACTGTACCTGATTGAAGTTTCCTGTACTATCAAGATAATCGGAGTATTCCATTTGTTTATCTCTTGCAATCACCCTTGTATCCATCATATAAAGGGAAAGTATATTTCCGAAGCTGAAGCTTCTGTAAATTCTCATATCCTTCCCTGTTTTAAGAGGAATATACTCGCTGTATGCCTGGAAGGCGGCCATTTTTCTTACCTGGAAATCACCTTCATTGGGCTGATGATTTTCGGCTCCGGTTTTATAGGTATCATTGGCAAACTCATGATCATCCCAAACACAGATGAATGGTTTTTTCTGATGAAGAAGCTGAAGGTTTTTATCACCTCTGTACTGTCTGTAACGTTCTCTGTAATCGCTGAGATTAAGAATTTCCTTAGCCGGCAGATGGGCTCTTCCCAATTGATTGGTATAAGGATTTGTTCCATATTGCCCCGGAGCATATTCATAAATATAATCCCCAAGGTGTACTACTACGTCAGCTTCAGATTTTGCAATCGCTCCATAGACATTAAAAAGTCCTGCTGGAAAGTTGGAACAGGATACCACCGCCATCTTTACTTCGTTTACAGCATCTGATTTTGAAGGTAAAGTAAGGGTTTCTCCTGTCACACTCACTTCCTTGGTTTTGCTGTTATAGAATCTGTAGTAATACTTTGTGTTGGAAGAGATATTCTGTACATCTACCGCTACCGTGAAATCATTCACTGCCGTTGCATTAACCTGTCCTCTTCTTACGACTTCTGAAAAGTTGCTGTTTTTACTGATCTCCCATGTAATTTCTGCATCAGTTCCTTTGGAATATCTTGTCCAGATAATGATTCCTGCTGCACTTGGATCAAAACTCGCCACGCCGGATTCAAATCCTCCGTTTTTAAGATCGTCAGGAGCATTTCCGTTTTCAGTGAAATCATCGCTGCAGCTTTCGATTAAGGGAGCAATGAAAATCCCTCCGGCTGCCAATAATGAATTTTTAAGAAATCTTCTTCTGTTGAATTGGTTGTTGTTTTCCATCATTACTTTTTTTGCAAAGCAACGGTATCTGTGGAAGAAGGCTGTTAACTGAATTTTAAATGTATTTTATGGTTTTTTAAACAAATGTTTAATGTTATGCATAGGAAATTTGAAGAATTAAAATGTCTCTTTTTAAGAAAATAAGAATAGGAATCTATGTAAATATTTTTAAAAGTTGTTCTGCTTTTTATTACATTCACCAGGCTAATAATTATGATTAATGATATGACTAAAAAAATCATTCTTTCGCTATTTCTCTTAATAACCGGATATTTTTTCTATAATCCCATGATCATAGCCTTAACAGCTGTGAAAGATCCTGAATCTATTCACTTTAAACCTGATCAGGTATTTAAATTAAAAGATATTCCTGAACTGAAAAGTTCTCAAAATATGGCTGTATATATTACTTTAACTCAGGGCGACCAAAAAAATCTCAGCCCCATAATTCCTAAATGGAAAATTTTAAAGTCTGACAATACAGCTTTGATACACGATTTGCTTAATTGTAATTTCAGATATAACAACTCAGATACCTCAACAATACAAAGTAAAATGTATGTATATTCCGACAATGTATTAGTTTTTGAAAGTGAAATTTCTCTTGATACCAATAGTTTAGGACTTCAAAACAAAACTACAGGCTGGACAACACCTGTGGATAATAATCATTTGCTTACTATTATAAGTCAGTTTGACAGATATAATCTCCCGGTTTTGATTCTTAAGTAAATCTTTGATAAATAAAAATTATTTGAATTCTGTAAAAAATACGTTCTATACTAAAACTATATGTATTTTATTTTAATGTGAAATTGATTTCTCAATCTCTTTAATATAGATAGACGGAGTAGTTCCTGTCTTTTTCTTAAACGCAATCGAAAATGCCTGTACGTTATTATAACCTATTTCTTCAGCAATAACAGGTAATTTATATGAACGGAATTTTTTATCTTTTACAAGTTGATCTAATGCATAATCAATGCGTAAATCATTAAGATAGGTTGTGAAATTTTTACCTTTATGATTGTTAATGATTTCTGACAGATAGCCAGTATTGGTTTTTATATTTTTTGCCAGACTTGTTAATGTAATACCATTTTTTAAAAAATGAAGCTTGTTTTCAAAAGTATCCAAATCCTTTAAAATAGATTGAACAACCTCTTCGGGAAGAGTTTTATTTGTTTTGCTGCTTTCAACTTTTACCGGCTGATATATTTCTATTTGTTTTCCGTTTTGATGTTGAATGGTTTCTGGACTTCTTTTTTCAATTAAATGAATTAAATCCTGAGCAATTTTTTGATGTTTTCTCTCACCTTTTTTAGATTTATAATAAAAATAGGTAAGAAAGAATAATATTAGTGTTAAGATACTGACAGAAACATACAAAAATGTTTTTTTATTTTTCAATTCCTTTATTATATCTTCTTTTTCCTGCAGAAGATTTGGGGTATCATATTTTTGGTGCAACTCTGTTGATAAGTACCGAAATTGTTCATCGAGTTTTTTGTCAACTTTTAGAAAACGGTCAATATAATAGAGCTGTTTTTCTTTATCACCACTTTCCCTATAATAATCTATTAGAAAAGTATATACATCTGCTAATTCCGGAAAGGTAATCTCCGTTTTTTTGATATTGGAATCTATTTCAGTGAAATATTTTATCGCCTCCTGTTTATTATTTAATTCATCATAACATTTTCCAAGGCTATATAATACATAATTTTGATTGTTATCATTAATACCTGAAAAATAAGCATATGCCTTTTTAAGCTCAGCAATAGCGGTCTGATAATTTTTAGTTGCAAGATTGAGCTGACCGGATAAATATAAATATTGATTCGTATTATATTTATTCTTTCGCACAAAAGGAGAATTGAGCCCTTCCTGAATGAAAAAACCGGCAGAATCAATTTTATTTATTTTAATATAGCAGTAGACAAGACTTACCCGCATTTGATCATGCTGATATTCATCTGTTATATTTTGGGAGTTCAATAAATGATATCTAAAAGTTTTTACAGCTTCTTTATTTCTTCCCATATAACTATTCAAATAGGCAATATTCATATTTGCATAGGCTATCTGCTTTACATTTTTTTGCTTTTTTGAATACTCTAAACCTAAAATATAATTATCAAGGGCAGCTTTTAAGTTACCATACTTATAATATAGGTTTCCTTTTATGATAAATGTTCTGGCAGGGTATATATCTCCTTTTACATTTTTTGTAATCATGGCCAGACTATCGATATACTTTAACGCCAATGGGAAATCTTCAGTTAAATGCATAAGATTATAACCTTCTGCAATTTCAAGGATATTTTTTTCCTTTTTTGCTTTTGTTAGATAATATTGAGAAACAGCTCTAGCTTCTAATCTCTTATTATCTTCATCATAAATGGTAAATTTATTTTTTAACTTTTCATAATTCCATAGTCTTAAACTATCAATTTTGTTTTGAGTAAAAAATAGACTGTAAAGGAAGGTAAATAAAAGTAAAAATATCTGTTTCATTAATTTTTCTATACTCTACAAAAATATTCATTTACCTTTAAAAGAAAATAAAAAAGCACCTACATTTCTGTAAGTGCTTGATTTATTGTGGTCCCACCTGGGCTCGAACCAGGGACCACCTGATTATGAGTCAGGTGCTCTAACCAACTGAGCTATAGGACCTCAAAACTTGGTTAAATTTTGTGTTTGCAAAAATAGTAAAATTTCTTTCACTACAAAATTTTTTATTGCTTTTCTTGGCAAAGTTCTACCAGCACGCCGTTTGTAGACTTTGGATGCAGGAATACAACTAATTTATTATCAGCACCTTCTTTCGGTTCTTCGGAGATAAACTGAAATCCTTCTTTTTTCAGTCTTTTCACTTCTTCCACGATATTTTCAACACCAAATGCCAGATGATGGATGCCTTCCCCCTTTTTATCAATGAATTTTGAGATCGGACTTTCAGGATTACTGGCTTCCAGCAGCTCAATTTTACTTTCTCCTGTTTCATAAAAAGAAGTTACCACCCCTTCCCTTTCCACAGATTCTTTTTTATAGGATTCTTTTCCTAATAGCTTGGCAAAAAGCTCATCAGAAACACCTAAAGACTTTACGGCAATACCAATATGTTCTAGCTTCATAAATACTAATAAATATAATTAAATCGTAAATTTGATACTACAGTTGAATTTCAAAGTATCAATTCAAACAAAAGTACTAAATTTGCAGAAATTATGGAAAGTAACAGACAAAGAAAAGTAGCACAGATTATTCAGGAAGACTTCGCAGAGCTTTTCCGCAAACAGGCTGCAGAAAGCAAACAGAGTATTTTAGTATCTGTTTCAGATGTGAAAGTAACTGCTGACTTAGGAATTGCCAAGATCTATTTAAGCATTTTCCCACAGGAATTCCGTACCGCTGTGATGAAGGAGATAGAAGAAAACAAACCTCAGTACAGAAACTTCATCGGGCAGAAAATGTCAAAACAGGTACGTATCATTCCACAGCTTAACTTTTACCTTGACACTGCTCTGGATGATGTTGAAAAACTGGAAAGAGAATTAAGAGGCGAAGGCGACAATCCTGTTTTATAAATCTTGAAGAATATTGCATTTTACATAGCATCCAGATACCTTTTGGCTAAAAAAGGCAGCACCGCGGTTACGTTCATTACGTGGCTGTCTGTGGGTGCCATGACGGTTGCTGTGACTGCAATGTTCGTCATTATTTCTGTTTTTTCAGGCCTTGAGGACCTGAATAAAGACCTTATTTCTAATCTTCATGCAGACCTTACTTTAAAAAGCACTTCCGGAAAAACCATTAAAAATCTGGATATCGTCAATAAAGTATTGGGTACCCATAAAGAAGTTACCAGTTTCTCCCGTGTTATTGAAGAAAAAGTATACATTAGTTTCAACGGAAAAGGAGATATTGCCTATTTAAGAGGTGTTGATTCTGCTTACACCAAAGTAAACCCTATCAATAAAGATGTTTTCTACGGAACTTATCCAAGCTTCAAATATTCCAATGAAGTATTGATGGAAAATAGTCTGGACAACAGGCTTTCAATTCCTGTAGATTCTTCCAACCATTATGCGACAGTCTTTATGCCCAAACCGGGAACAGGGATTATCAATAAAGAAGAAGACATTTATAATAAAAGAGATATTTCGGTAACTGGTGTTTTCCCTGGAAAAGATCAACTGGACAATTATATTATCTCTCCTATAGAGCTTGCGGAAGAATTACTTAACCTTCCCAAAAAGTCAGCTTATCAGATTGTTATTAAACTAAAAAATCCGGAAAATGCAGATGCTGTAAAACAAAGTCTACTTTCTTCTCTCGGAAAAAATATTGAGATCAAAACCAAGGAAGAAGAAAATGCTGCTTTCTGGAAAATGATCAACACTGAAAAACTTTTTATTTACCTGATTTTTGCACTGGTTATCTTTATTACTACCTTTAACCTTGCCGGAGCAATCATTATCCTTCAGCTTGATAAAAAGGAACAGGCAAAATCATTGATATCACTCGGCTTTCCTTTAAGCCATTTGAGGATGACCTATTTCTACACCGGCCTCCTGATTGTTGTTTCCGGAGTGATTACCGGATTGATTCTTGGAACAGCACTGTGTTACTTCCAGTTCTACACAGGATTCTTCAGAGCCAATGAAGTACTGCCGTTCCCGGTAAAAATTGTAGGAAAAAATTATCTTATTGTAGCCCTTACAGCTTCTTTGTTT
Above is a genomic segment from Chryseobacterium viscerum containing:
- a CDS encoding ABC transporter permease → MKNIAFYIASRYLLAKKGSTAVTFITWLSVGAMTVAVTAMFVIISVFSGLEDLNKDLISNLHADLTLKSTSGKTIKNLDIVNKVLGTHKEVTSFSRVIEEKVYISFNGKGDIAYLRGVDSAYTKVNPINKDVFYGTYPSFKYSNEVLMENSLDNRLSIPVDSSNHYATVFMPKPGTGIINKEEDIYNKRDISVTGVFPGKDQLDNYIISPIELAEELLNLPKKSAYQIVIKLKNPENADAVKQSLLSSLGKNIEIKTKEEENAAFWKMINTEKLFIYLIFALVIFITTFNLAGAIIILQLDKKEQAKSLISLGFPLSHLRMTYFYTGLLIVVSGVITGLILGTALCYFQFYTGFFRANEVLPFPVKIVGKNYLIVALTASLFGITISWFFSKISKEYITKN